Proteins encoded together in one Coffea arabica cultivar ET-39 chromosome 2c, Coffea Arabica ET-39 HiFi, whole genome shotgun sequence window:
- the LOC113732185 gene encoding protein N-terminal asparagine amidohydrolase isoform X2 produces the protein MIYVGGVPFQSDGPSSSEGSKILLALMEHPTLVSASCSFKSTPERKFSASEDSGLERGTGCKWVYVFQREYATVDPALVDLVGTDEATTCVGLAIRNHKSGMTSVGHLDSPDVVETGLTQMLSLVVDQNSDEMLEVHLVGGYNDSSPQGMDSVISNHTDHSGFSFPLCAKIVETLEKSDMVFHLQTLHVLENNTRQDSEGNAYPIFNGFMVEPSTGSIFPANFDRTSRCPDEVVRRIRLSSSYEDPSWNGRLLETYDIPTDRFVIAPCAWTIHQLQIAMMLQNLSDAEILHICSTSPSVEAPDFVENERRQWDYLKKHPDWKETFPMKQPRIFERTPSGRWKRSPVARADAESKLCTTE, from the exons ATGATATATGTTGGTGGAGTTCCCTTTCAGAGTGATGGGCCATCTTCCTCCGAG GGAAGCAAAATCCTACTTGCTTTGATGGAGCATCCTACTTTGGTATCTGCCTCGTGTTCATTTAAGTCTACGCCTGAGAGAAAATTTTCAGCCTCTGAAGACTCTGGTTTGGAGAGAGGGACAGGATGTAAATGGGTCTATGTTTTCCAAAGAGAGTATGCAACAGTTGATCCTGCTCTTGTGGAT CTAGTTGGCACTGATGAGGCTACAACCTGCGTGGGCCTGGCAATTCGGAACCATAAAAGTGGAAT GACTTCGGTTGGCCATTTGGATTCACCAGATGTGGTTGAAACTGGTCTTACTCAGATGTTATCTTTAGTTGTAGACCAAAATTCTGATGAGATGTTGGAG GTGCATCTAGTTGGTGGTTATAATGATTCCTCTCCACAG GGTATGGATAGTGTCATAAGCAATCATACAGACCACAGtggcttttcctttcctttgtgCGCCAAGATAGTTGAGACCCTGGAGAAGAGTGATATGGTGTTTCACCTTCAAACTCTCCATGTTCTTGAGAATAATACCAGGCAAGATTCTGAAGGAAATGCATACCCAATCTTTAATGGCTTCATG GTTGAACCTTCAACCGGGTCAATATTTCCTGCCAATTTTGACAGAACTTCTAGATGTCCAGATGAAGTTGTAAGGAGGATCCGTCTGAGTTCATCTTACGAAGACCCAAGTTGGAATGGCAGGTTGCTGGAGACCTATGACATTCCAACTGATCGATTCGTTATTGCTCCATGTGCTTG GACCATACACCAATTACAGATTGCTATGATGCTGCAAAACCTATCGGATGCAGAAATCCTTCACATCTGTTCCACTTCACCTTCTGTCGAGGCTCCTGACTTTGTTGAAAATGAAAGAAG ACAATGGGACTATCTCAAAAAACACCCAGATTGGAAAGAAACGTTCCCAATGAAGCAGCCGCGAATTTTTGAGAGAACTCCTTCTGGAAGATGGAAGAGATCACCAGTTGCGCGTGCAGATGCTGAATCTAAACTGTGTACCACAGAGTAA
- the LOC113732185 gene encoding protein N-terminal asparagine amidohydrolase isoform X3 has protein sequence MIYVGGVPFQSDGPSSSELVGTDEATTCVGLAIRNHKSGMTSVGHLDSPDVVETGLTQMLSLVVDQNSDEMLEVHLVGGYNDSSPQGMDSVISNHTDHSGFSFPLCAKIVETLEKSDMVFHLQTLHVLENNTRQDSEGNAYPIFNGFMVEPSTGSIFPANFDRTSRCPDEVVRRIRLSSSYEDPSWNGRLLETYDIPTDRFVIAPCAWTIHQLQIAMMLQNLSDAEILHICSTSPSVEAPDFVENERRQWDYLKKHPDWKETFPMKQPRIFERTPSGRWKRSPVARADAESKLCTTE, from the exons ATGATATATGTTGGTGGAGTTCCCTTTCAGAGTGATGGGCCATCTTCCTCCGAG CTAGTTGGCACTGATGAGGCTACAACCTGCGTGGGCCTGGCAATTCGGAACCATAAAAGTGGAAT GACTTCGGTTGGCCATTTGGATTCACCAGATGTGGTTGAAACTGGTCTTACTCAGATGTTATCTTTAGTTGTAGACCAAAATTCTGATGAGATGTTGGAG GTGCATCTAGTTGGTGGTTATAATGATTCCTCTCCACAG GGTATGGATAGTGTCATAAGCAATCATACAGACCACAGtggcttttcctttcctttgtgCGCCAAGATAGTTGAGACCCTGGAGAAGAGTGATATGGTGTTTCACCTTCAAACTCTCCATGTTCTTGAGAATAATACCAGGCAAGATTCTGAAGGAAATGCATACCCAATCTTTAATGGCTTCATG GTTGAACCTTCAACCGGGTCAATATTTCCTGCCAATTTTGACAGAACTTCTAGATGTCCAGATGAAGTTGTAAGGAGGATCCGTCTGAGTTCATCTTACGAAGACCCAAGTTGGAATGGCAGGTTGCTGGAGACCTATGACATTCCAACTGATCGATTCGTTATTGCTCCATGTGCTTG GACCATACACCAATTACAGATTGCTATGATGCTGCAAAACCTATCGGATGCAGAAATCCTTCACATCTGTTCCACTTCACCTTCTGTCGAGGCTCCTGACTTTGTTGAAAATGAAAGAAG ACAATGGGACTATCTCAAAAAACACCCAGATTGGAAAGAAACGTTCCCAATGAAGCAGCCGCGAATTTTTGAGAGAACTCCTTCTGGAAGATGGAAGAGATCACCAGTTGCGCGTGCAGATGCTGAATCTAAACTGTGTACCACAGAGTAA
- the LOC113732185 gene encoding protein N-terminal asparagine amidohydrolase isoform X1 produces the protein MIYVGGVPFQSDGPSSSEQGSKILLALMEHPTLVSASCSFKSTPERKFSASEDSGLERGTGCKWVYVFQREYATVDPALVDLVGTDEATTCVGLAIRNHKSGMTSVGHLDSPDVVETGLTQMLSLVVDQNSDEMLEVHLVGGYNDSSPQGMDSVISNHTDHSGFSFPLCAKIVETLEKSDMVFHLQTLHVLENNTRQDSEGNAYPIFNGFMVEPSTGSIFPANFDRTSRCPDEVVRRIRLSSSYEDPSWNGRLLETYDIPTDRFVIAPCAWTIHQLQIAMMLQNLSDAEILHICSTSPSVEAPDFVENERRQWDYLKKHPDWKETFPMKQPRIFERTPSGRWKRSPVARADAESKLCTTE, from the exons ATGATATATGTTGGTGGAGTTCCCTTTCAGAGTGATGGGCCATCTTCCTCCGAG CAGGGAAGCAAAATCCTACTTGCTTTGATGGAGCATCCTACTTTGGTATCTGCCTCGTGTTCATTTAAGTCTACGCCTGAGAGAAAATTTTCAGCCTCTGAAGACTCTGGTTTGGAGAGAGGGACAGGATGTAAATGGGTCTATGTTTTCCAAAGAGAGTATGCAACAGTTGATCCTGCTCTTGTGGAT CTAGTTGGCACTGATGAGGCTACAACCTGCGTGGGCCTGGCAATTCGGAACCATAAAAGTGGAAT GACTTCGGTTGGCCATTTGGATTCACCAGATGTGGTTGAAACTGGTCTTACTCAGATGTTATCTTTAGTTGTAGACCAAAATTCTGATGAGATGTTGGAG GTGCATCTAGTTGGTGGTTATAATGATTCCTCTCCACAG GGTATGGATAGTGTCATAAGCAATCATACAGACCACAGtggcttttcctttcctttgtgCGCCAAGATAGTTGAGACCCTGGAGAAGAGTGATATGGTGTTTCACCTTCAAACTCTCCATGTTCTTGAGAATAATACCAGGCAAGATTCTGAAGGAAATGCATACCCAATCTTTAATGGCTTCATG GTTGAACCTTCAACCGGGTCAATATTTCCTGCCAATTTTGACAGAACTTCTAGATGTCCAGATGAAGTTGTAAGGAGGATCCGTCTGAGTTCATCTTACGAAGACCCAAGTTGGAATGGCAGGTTGCTGGAGACCTATGACATTCCAACTGATCGATTCGTTATTGCTCCATGTGCTTG GACCATACACCAATTACAGATTGCTATGATGCTGCAAAACCTATCGGATGCAGAAATCCTTCACATCTGTTCCACTTCACCTTCTGTCGAGGCTCCTGACTTTGTTGAAAATGAAAGAAG ACAATGGGACTATCTCAAAAAACACCCAGATTGGAAAGAAACGTTCCCAATGAAGCAGCCGCGAATTTTTGAGAGAACTCCTTCTGGAAGATGGAAGAGATCACCAGTTGCGCGTGCAGATGCTGAATCTAAACTGTGTACCACAGAGTAA